The sequence below is a genomic window from Enoplosus armatus isolate fEnoArm2 unplaced genomic scaffold, fEnoArm2.hap1 Scaffold_53, whole genome shotgun sequence.
GAGACCAATGAGATTGCTCTGAAATTGTTCCCTCCCACTTCATGTGGTTGCATTAAGGTGAATCATCTTCTAATACGGTCTAATTTAACTGTTGTCTCAAGTGGATTAACAAGGAAATGCTGATcgtattttatttactgctgaTGCTCAGAGTTGGGCGTAAGTATATAAAGttttttcaatatatatttcaaGTACATTGTCATCTTCTTGCATCAACTTAGCACAGTGCATATATGAATCTGTCTCTGTTGTTAATCACtgctccatttcattttattttttaggatgCACAGATGATCTGATCTTTGTGACGAAGACTGTTGGTGTTGGAGATGATGTGACTTTGTCGTGTACCCGCCAGACGTCTGAGCATTCAGCAAACTTATTTTGGATCAGGCTTGTTTCTGGAAACTTGCCTGAATTCTTGGGAGGAACAGTTGCCTTTGATGATGATGGCGTTAACAAGACTCCTCGAATTACATCAAAACAAGAGCCTGGATCATTTGTTCTGcatattaataacacaaagctAAGCGATACTGGAGTTTATTACTGTATAAAAGTAGACGatctcaaaatgacatttttgaaaggaacatttctgagtattaaaggtaaataaaataccacaaccAGACATTTCACATTCCTTTAAAGATTTCATCATCATGCTTACATCAAACACCATTTATAACAGCAGGTCAAACAGTTTAATTTTCCTACATGTACATATAAAGGTAGTACATGTTTCCATAATTTACAGGAAAGTAAGTTTATGTATATGAATTAATATCTTTAACTGCGTTTCCTTTCATTAAAGTGAAtatcacatgtttattttcacatttgtatttccCAGGACCAGAACCTGATATCACTGCCGTCATTCACGTCCCTCCATCTGATCCAGTCCGTCCAGGAGactcagtgactctgcagtgt
It includes:
- the LOC139307256 gene encoding signal-regulatory protein beta-2-like gives rise to the protein MVMGRLGCTDDLIFVTKTVGVGDDVTLSCTRQTSEHSANLFWIRLVSGNLPEFLGGTVAFDDDGVNKTPRITSKQEPGSFVLHINNTKLSDTGVYYCIKVDDLKMTFLKGTFLSIKGPEPDITAVIHVPPSDPVRPGDSVTLQCSVLSHSENKTCPGDHSVSWFRAGSDGSHPSVIFAHANSGDECEKSPDARSPQKCVYSFSKKVSSSDAGTYYCAVAACGEILFGHGTKLDIEGLNMWDSTVLILLCAALAISLIVIAFLISSIKAWDCCN